A region of Salvia splendens isolate huo1 chromosome 17, SspV2, whole genome shotgun sequence DNA encodes the following proteins:
- the LOC121773390 gene encoding uncharacterized protein LOC121773390: MAIFLRLLIRKMLVLVVVIFFLGHPTLGSSDFSGRDDSVQWAGYGEEKLSTVVIAGTILCNAGEPSLNPSVNPHPVSGAKVSVVCGTSRKAKKGSTAKGITDVSGRFAIDLPSHLHAIPNLEKVCHVRVVHIPVSSPCIKACAAKHNKPIALSSVDQGVRTYTTHDIHLSRT, from the exons ATGGCCATTTTTCTCCGATTACTAATTCGGAAGATGCTCGtcttggtcgtcgttatcttctTCCTCGGACATCCCACGCTTGGGAGTTCCGATTTTTCGGGCAGGGACGATTCGGTGCAGTGGGCTGGCTATGGAGAAGAGAAGCTCTCAACTGTCGTCATCGCCGGCACGATTCTCTGCAACGCCGGTGAGCCAAGCCTGAATCCTTCCGTCAATCCCCATCCAGTCTCAG GCGCAAAAGTGAGTGTGGTGTGCGGTACAAGCAGGAAGGCGAAGAAGGGGTCGACTGCAAAAGGAATAACGGATGTTTCCGGAAGGTTCGCGATAGATCTGCCTTCGCACCTCCACGCGATCCCGAACTTGGAAAAAGTATGCCATGTGAGAGTGGTTCATATCCCGGTGAGTTCTCCGTGCATCAAAGCTTGCGCCGCGAAGCATAACAAACCCATAGCGTTGAGCTCGGTCGATCAAGGCGTCCGCACCTACACCACCCACGACATACATCTCAGCCGCACCTAA
- the LOC121773986 gene encoding nuclear transcription factor Y subunit B-6-like isoform X1 — translation MELGGNNGGFHGYRTLPATSSAETSMPPTKQPSVADEPECIVREQDRFMPIANVIRIMRKILPPHAKISDDAKETIQECVSEYISFITSEANERCQREQRKTITAEDVLWAMSKLGFDDYIEPLTVYLHRYREFDGGERGSLRGEPIKRMVDQASLGLHRFPPLAFHHIPQHHAFFGAAPVNFFKDSPNAGPSAACIEPFPHHKEQL, via the exons atggAACTTGGAGGGAACAATGGAGGCTTCCATGGCTACCGCACCCTCCCAGCAACTAGCTCCG CAGAGACGAGCATGCCCCCAACTAAGCAGCCGTCTGTGGCCGACGAGCCAGAATGCATAGTCCGGGAGCAAGACCGGTTCATGCCGATAGCGAACGTGATCCGGATCATGCGCAAGATCCTGCCTCCGCACGCCAAAATATCAGACGACGCCAAGGAGACCATCCAGGAATGCGTGTCCGAGTACATCAGCTTCATCACTAGCGAGGCCAACGAGCGCTGCCAGCGAGAGCAGCGCAAGACCATCACCGCTGAGGACGTGCTCTGGGCCATGAGCAAGCTCGGCTTCGACGACTACATTGAGCCACTCACTGTCTACCTCCACCGCTACCGTGAGTTTGATGGCGGGGAGCGCGGCTCCTTGCGAGGGGAACCGATCAAGAGGATGGTCGATCAGGCCTCCTTGGGCTTGCACAGGTTTCCCCCGCTCGCTTTCCACCACATTCCTCAGCACCATGCCTTCTTCGGAGCTGCTCCGGTTAATTTCTTCAAGGACTCGCCTAATGCTGGTCCATCCGCAGCCTGCATTGAGCCATTCCCCCACCATAAGGAACAATTGTAG
- the LOC121773986 gene encoding nuclear transcription factor Y subunit B-6-like isoform X2 produces the protein MELGGNNGGFHGYRTLPATSSETSMPPTKQPSVADEPECIVREQDRFMPIANVIRIMRKILPPHAKISDDAKETIQECVSEYISFITSEANERCQREQRKTITAEDVLWAMSKLGFDDYIEPLTVYLHRYREFDGGERGSLRGEPIKRMVDQASLGLHRFPPLAFHHIPQHHAFFGAAPVNFFKDSPNAGPSAACIEPFPHHKEQL, from the exons atggAACTTGGAGGGAACAATGGAGGCTTCCATGGCTACCGCACCCTCCCAGCAACTAGCTCCG AGACGAGCATGCCCCCAACTAAGCAGCCGTCTGTGGCCGACGAGCCAGAATGCATAGTCCGGGAGCAAGACCGGTTCATGCCGATAGCGAACGTGATCCGGATCATGCGCAAGATCCTGCCTCCGCACGCCAAAATATCAGACGACGCCAAGGAGACCATCCAGGAATGCGTGTCCGAGTACATCAGCTTCATCACTAGCGAGGCCAACGAGCGCTGCCAGCGAGAGCAGCGCAAGACCATCACCGCTGAGGACGTGCTCTGGGCCATGAGCAAGCTCGGCTTCGACGACTACATTGAGCCACTCACTGTCTACCTCCACCGCTACCGTGAGTTTGATGGCGGGGAGCGCGGCTCCTTGCGAGGGGAACCGATCAAGAGGATGGTCGATCAGGCCTCCTTGGGCTTGCACAGGTTTCCCCCGCTCGCTTTCCACCACATTCCTCAGCACCATGCCTTCTTCGGAGCTGCTCCGGTTAATTTCTTCAAGGACTCGCCTAATGCTGGTCCATCCGCAGCCTGCATTGAGCCATTCCCCCACCATAAGGAACAATTGTAG